The Arachis duranensis cultivar V14167 chromosome 2, aradu.V14167.gnm2.J7QH, whole genome shotgun sequence genome has a window encoding:
- the LOC107473884 gene encoding photosystem II reaction center PSB28 protein, chloroplastic — MATLHSLALSSPLSNSLHNSRSSTAPTSAVHRSVHSSFNGQSLNLPRLRLPKLTTSSPMRIPVVMMVKPAIQFIQGTDELTIPDVRLTKSRDGTNGMAIFKFDQPSVFDSSGEVGDITGLYLIDEEGVLQSVDVSAKFVNGKPSGIEAKYVMRTPREWDRFMRFMERYSNANGLQFIKK, encoded by the exons ATGGCAACTCTGCACTCTCTTGCATTGTCATCTCCACTCTCCAACTCTCTACACAATTCACGCTCAAGCACAG CTCCAACTTCAGCTGTTCATCGAAGCGTGCATTCGTCATTCAATGGCCAATCCTTAAACTTGCCACGGTTGAGGTTACCTAAGCTAACTACAAGTTCTCCGATGCGCATTCCGGTTGTCATGATGGTGAAACCTGCAATACAGTTCATCCAAGGAACTGATGAATTAACAATACCAGATGTAAGGCTCACCAAATCAAGGGATGGAACAAACGGCATGGCCATCTTCAAGTTTGATCAACCCTCAGTTTTCGATTCCTCCGGCGAAGTAGGTGACATCACCGGGCTATACCTGATCGACGAGGAAGGGGTCCTTCAGTCGGTCGATGTGAGTGCTAAATTTGTCAATGGAAAGCCTTCTGGAATCGAAGCGAAGTATGTAATGCGGACTCCAAGGGAATGGGACAGATTCATGAGATTCATGGAGAGATACTCTAATGCAAACGGCTTGCAATTCATCAAAAAATGA